In Deltaproteobacteria bacterium GWC2_55_46, a single window of DNA contains:
- a CDS encoding flagellar biosynthetic protein FliO, producing the protein MNDSYMYLLVKSILTLVFILGLLGVALYALKRFMKGQAKGKNGAAADPIRVVATSFLGPKKNIAVVEVAGEMLVLGLTPTSITFLSRVEGTEAVEELRKLKDSKRRPFLSILQGGL; encoded by the coding sequence ATGAACGACTCTTACATGTATCTTCTCGTAAAATCGATCCTGACGCTCGTTTTCATCCTCGGCCTCCTCGGGGTGGCCCTCTACGCCCTCAAGCGTTTTATGAAGGGGCAGGCAAAGGGCAAAAACGGAGCTGCCGCCGACCCGATAAGGGTCGTTGCCACGTCGTTTCTCGGCCCGAAGAAGAACATAGCCGTTGTAGAGGTTGCGGGAGAGATGCTCGTCCTCGGGCTTACCCCGACGTCGATAACCTTCCTTTCAAGGGTCGAAGGGACAGAAGCTGTAGAGGAGCTCAGGAAGCTCAAGGACTCGAAACGCAGGCCTTTTTTAAGCATCCTTCAGGGGGGCCTTTAG
- a CDS encoding flagellar export protein FliJ, translating into MRKFKFNLEPLFEYRQRLEEISHKEFGESLERLKDEERRIEELKELYLKSSHEIDSLKETGAGRQEMELYHSYMSGLKRHISEQDRILVQVSAVVERKRGELIEASKNRKVIELMKERSLSSYNKRMDKVEQKESDELVTARFGRNGNDEK; encoded by the coding sequence ATGAGAAAGTTCAAATTCAACCTTGAGCCGCTCTTTGAGTACAGGCAGAGGCTTGAGGAGATAAGCCATAAGGAGTTTGGCGAGTCTCTGGAAAGGCTCAAGGACGAGGAGCGCAGGATCGAAGAGCTCAAGGAGCTGTACCTGAAGTCCAGCCATGAGATAGATTCTCTCAAGGAGACGGGGGCCGGGAGGCAGGAGATGGAGCTTTACCATTCGTACATGTCCGGCCTCAAAAGGCATATATCCGAGCAGGACAGGATACTCGTTCAGGTGAGCGCCGTCGTTGAAAGGAAAAGGGGCGAGCTCATAGAGGCGTCGAAGAACAGGAAGGTCATTGAGCTTATGAAAGAGAGGTCTTTGAGCTCATACAATAAACGCATGGACAAGGTTGAGCAGAAGGAGTCTGACGAGCTTGTAACCGCCAGGTTCGGGAGGAATGGAAATGATGAAAAATAA
- a CDS encoding secondary thiamine-phosphate synthase enzyme — protein MKSFRKELFFNIQDRVGFVNITPQVEEVLSESGVREGLVLVNSMHITSSVFINDDERGLHADFKVWLEKLAPHAPTSQYRHNDTGEDNADAHLKRTIMGREVVVAVTNGKLDFGTWEQIFYGEFDGRRRKRVLVKIIGE, from the coding sequence ATGAAGTCATTCAGGAAGGAGCTTTTCTTCAATATCCAGGATAGGGTGGGGTTTGTGAATATTACCCCTCAGGTCGAGGAAGTCTTGAGCGAGAGCGGGGTGAGGGAAGGGCTCGTGCTCGTCAACTCGATGCACATCACCTCTTCGGTCTTCATAAACGACGACGAAAGGGGGCTGCACGCTGATTTCAAGGTCTGGCTTGAAAAGTTGGCCCCGCACGCGCCTACCTCGCAGTACAGGCATAACGACACAGGGGAGGACAACGCCGACGCGCACCTCAAGAGGACCATTATGGGCAGGGAGGTCGTCGTGGCAGTGACCAACGGGAAGCTTGACTTCGGCACCTGGGAGCAGATATTCTACGGCGAGTTTGACGGCAGGCGCAGGAAAAGGGTGCTTGTAAAGATAATAGGGGAGTAG
- a CDS encoding flagellar basal-body rod protein FlgB — translation MTGGIFDKTIELLGNTMDLRASRHKLLSSNIANQETPGYRAVDINFEQEMKKREGSAPAGMYLASTNHAHISFGSPSSPEPRVLDRATDLPGYDANSVGIEAEMARLSENTLMYNISANILKGKLNMLMTAIKEGAR, via the coding sequence ATGACCGGCGGGATCTTCGACAAGACCATAGAGCTTCTCGGCAATACGATGGACCTGCGTGCCTCAAGGCACAAGCTCCTCTCATCCAACATCGCCAACCAGGAGACACCCGGCTACCGGGCAGTCGACATCAACTTCGAGCAGGAGATGAAGAAAAGGGAGGGCAGTGCGCCGGCGGGGATGTATCTCGCGAGCACCAACCACGCCCATATCTCCTTTGGCTCGCCTTCCTCGCCTGAGCCCCGGGTGCTCGACAGGGCTACGGACCTGCCTGGCTATGACGCCAATTCGGTAGGGATCGAGGCCGAGATGGCAAGGCTTTCAGAGAATACCCTCATGTACAATATTTCAGCGAACATACTCAAAGGCAAGCTCAACATGCTCATGACGGCCATAAAGGAAGGAGCGAGATAA
- a CDS encoding Fis family transcriptional regulator yields MSCKILLVEDEEYIRENLSEILEMNGYSVATAPNGEAGCELARKNEYDLVLTDLKLPGMSGIDVVRSIKSISPDTACIILTGYASVETAVEAMRVGAFTYLKKPFSKDELLITIEKAQEVHTLKEENSKLKDEIKKGCTTAILGTSSEIQQVRDVIDKIADTDSTVLILGESGTGKELVARALHYGSTRSKKPFVPINCAAIPEDLLESELFGYEKGAFTGAIATKIGRFEAAHEGTVFLDEIGDMSPGLQVKILRVLQEKEFERVGGRNSIKVDVRVVAATNQDLEKAVEEKKFRNDLYYRLNVIPVHLPPLRDRKEDVSVLVDHFIEKMALRKRKTITGATQDALRLLEAYDWPGNIRELENLVERLVVLKDEGNHITPRDLPEKIRQARGAASSPARGILSLNDDGVDFNTAVDNFERELILSALQRMNGIKKKAAEYLNLNRTTLLEKMKRKGLLEQLDSPEASENELAGS; encoded by the coding sequence ATGAGCTGCAAGATCCTTCTCGTAGAGGACGAAGAGTATATACGCGAAAACCTGAGCGAAATACTCGAGATGAACGGGTATAGCGTCGCTACCGCGCCTAACGGCGAGGCGGGATGCGAACTGGCCAGAAAAAACGAGTACGACCTCGTCCTCACCGACCTTAAGCTACCGGGGATGAGCGGCATCGACGTCGTCCGCTCGATAAAATCCATCTCTCCCGACACAGCCTGCATAATACTTACCGGCTACGCCTCCGTTGAAACGGCGGTAGAGGCCATGCGCGTCGGCGCCTTTACTTATCTTAAGAAGCCCTTCAGCAAGGACGAGCTTCTTATCACCATAGAAAAAGCCCAGGAAGTCCATACGCTTAAAGAGGAGAACTCCAAGCTCAAGGACGAGATAAAGAAGGGCTGCACGACCGCCATACTCGGCACCAGCTCCGAGATACAGCAGGTCAGGGACGTTATAGACAAGATAGCTGATACCGATTCCACGGTGCTTATACTTGGCGAGAGCGGCACCGGCAAGGAGCTTGTCGCCAGGGCCCTCCATTATGGCAGCACGAGGAGCAAAAAGCCCTTTGTCCCGATAAACTGCGCGGCGATTCCCGAAGACCTCCTTGAAAGCGAGCTATTCGGCTACGAGAAGGGCGCATTCACCGGGGCCATAGCCACCAAGATAGGCAGGTTCGAGGCGGCGCATGAAGGGACTGTATTCCTCGACGAGATAGGGGACATGAGCCCTGGGCTGCAGGTCAAGATATTGAGGGTATTGCAGGAGAAAGAGTTCGAGAGGGTAGGCGGGCGCAACTCGATAAAGGTGGACGTAAGGGTGGTCGCGGCCACCAACCAGGACCTTGAAAAGGCCGTCGAGGAGAAAAAATTCAGGAACGACCTCTATTATCGCCTGAACGTCATCCCCGTTCACCTGCCGCCATTGAGGGACAGGAAAGAGGATGTCTCTGTGCTCGTAGACCATTTCATCGAAAAGATGGCCCTTCGCAAGCGCAAGACCATAACGGGGGCGACCCAGGACGCTTTGAGGCTCCTTGAGGCCTATGACTGGCCGGGCAATATAAGGGAGCTTGAGAACCTGGTGGAAAGGCTCGTCGTCCTAAAGGACGAGGGGAACCATATCACCCCGAGGGACCTCCCGGAGAAGATAAGGCAGGCGAGGGGGGCCGCCTCGTCTCCAGCCAGGGGTATCTTAAGCCTCAACGATGACGGCGTGGATTTCAATACGGCTGTGGACAACTTCGAAAGAGAGCTTATCCTTTCAGCCCTGCAAAGGATGAACGGCATAAAGAAGAAGGCCGCCGAGTACCTTAACCTCAACAGGACCACCCTTTTAGAGAAGATGAAGAGGAAAGGGCTTCTTGAGCAGTTGGACTCTCCAGAGGCCTCTGAAAACGAGCTTGCCGGGTCATGA
- a CDS encoding flagellar M-ring protein FliF: MDKLLESIISFVAKRPAVTLAVAAAAIAAIAVSVLWNQGPEYQTLYAQLSDEDSGAVIEKLKEKRIPYSVDGSTISVPADKVYETRMELAGEGLPQGGGVGFEIFDKTSFGVTDFVQKVNYKRALQGELARTIAQIKEVESARVHLALPEKGVFLDEQKKARASVIVKLKPGKELSQGQVSSIVHLVANSTDNLKPQDVAVVDTAGRMWTRESGGENPLILSSTQLEYKKGIENDYEQRLQSMLEKAVGVNKVVARVSAEVDTKHVERTEERFDPDGQVVRSEQRGKEKSIGGTVALGVPGVLSNMPETAQAQAPANSTPSQSQRQDEVINYEISKVTSHVVEPIGSIKRLTVSVLVDGTYQTVKDADGKEARNYTPRADDELAKYTEMVKGAVGFDESRGDVISVVSAPFEQETSEAEVVATEKEYYFPPQLVPVAMKYGTVLLITALTLIFVVRPIMKRLMQERAALEEIQHKLPHALAAGQGGAMLDAGTDADKDSVNRLKGVVKENPQQVAMVLKNWIKEK; the protein is encoded by the coding sequence ATGGACAAACTCCTTGAGAGCATTATCTCTTTCGTGGCCAAAAGGCCGGCTGTAACGCTCGCCGTGGCAGCCGCGGCCATAGCGGCGATAGCGGTATCGGTCCTCTGGAACCAGGGGCCGGAGTACCAGACCCTCTACGCGCAACTGTCGGACGAGGACTCTGGCGCGGTAATAGAGAAGCTCAAGGAGAAGAGGATACCCTACAGCGTAGACGGCTCGACCATAAGCGTCCCGGCGGACAAGGTCTACGAGACCAGGATGGAGCTTGCCGGAGAGGGGCTGCCGCAGGGCGGGGGCGTGGGTTTCGAGATATTCGACAAGACATCTTTCGGCGTGACGGATTTCGTGCAGAAGGTCAACTATAAGAGGGCCCTTCAGGGCGAGCTCGCCAGGACCATAGCCCAGATAAAGGAAGTAGAGTCTGCGAGGGTGCACCTTGCCCTTCCGGAGAAAGGCGTATTCCTTGACGAGCAGAAAAAGGCCCGCGCCTCTGTGATCGTGAAGCTCAAGCCCGGTAAGGAGCTCAGCCAGGGGCAGGTAAGCTCTATCGTGCACCTGGTCGCCAACAGCACCGATAATCTCAAGCCGCAGGACGTGGCCGTGGTCGATACAGCCGGGAGGATGTGGACGAGGGAGTCGGGCGGGGAGAACCCGCTAATACTTTCATCCACACAGCTTGAGTACAAGAAAGGCATCGAGAACGACTACGAGCAGAGGCTCCAGAGCATGCTCGAGAAGGCAGTAGGCGTCAACAAGGTGGTCGCCAGGGTCTCCGCCGAGGTCGATACCAAGCACGTAGAGCGCACAGAAGAGAGGTTCGACCCGGATGGGCAGGTAGTCAGGAGCGAACAGAGGGGGAAGGAGAAGAGCATCGGCGGGACGGTTGCCTTGGGCGTGCCTGGGGTCCTCTCCAACATGCCCGAGACGGCGCAGGCCCAGGCCCCGGCCAACTCGACACCTTCGCAGAGCCAGAGGCAGGACGAGGTAATAAACTACGAGATAAGCAAGGTCACGAGCCACGTCGTAGAACCGATCGGCTCGATAAAGAGGCTTACGGTGTCGGTCCTGGTTGACGGCACCTACCAGACTGTAAAGGACGCCGACGGTAAAGAAGCCCGCAATTACACACCGAGGGCGGATGATGAGTTGGCAAAATACACCGAGATGGTAAAGGGTGCGGTGGGCTTTGATGAATCGAGGGGTGACGTCATATCGGTCGTAAGCGCGCCCTTTGAGCAGGAGACATCAGAGGCAGAGGTTGTGGCTACTGAAAAAGAGTATTATTTCCCGCCTCAGCTCGTGCCGGTGGCCATGAAGTACGGGACAGTCCTCCTCATTACGGCCCTTACGCTCATCTTCGTCGTCAGGCCGATCATGAAAAGGCTCATGCAGGAGAGGGCGGCCCTCGAGGAGATACAGCACAAGTTGCCTCATGCCCTTGCCGCCGGTCAAGGCGGCGCTATGCTGGATGCCGGCACCGACGCTGACAAGGATTCGGTGAACAGGTTGAAGGGCGTCGTCAAGGAGAACCCCCAGCAGGTGGCGATGGTCTTGAAGAACTGGATCAAGGAGAAGTGA
- a CDS encoding flagellar hook-basal body complex protein FliE codes for MVDSVKGALSAQIDSLGKAAAGGEQGTGFSQVLKESIDKVNSLHNEADKAIEGLSTGQVNNIHDTMIAIEKANLSFNLMVQVRNKLVQAYEEIMRTQV; via the coding sequence ATGGTTGATTCAGTAAAAGGGGCCTTGAGCGCCCAGATAGATTCCCTCGGTAAGGCCGCGGCTGGCGGAGAGCAGGGGACAGGCTTCTCTCAGGTCCTTAAGGAATCGATAGACAAGGTCAACAGCCTCCATAACGAGGCTGACAAGGCGATAGAGGGGCTTTCCACCGGCCAGGTGAACAATATCCATGACACCATGATAGCCATAGAGAAGGCGAACCTCTCCTTCAACCTCATGGTGCAGGTAAGAAATAAGCTCGTGCAGGCCTATGAAGAGATAATGAGGACGCAGGTATAA
- a CDS encoding flagellar motor switch protein FliM: MAEQILTQVEVDALLRGLSNGDIKTEAERQEEGETGDVRSYDFANQEKVIRGKLPALEMINEKFSRAARIPLFNVMRKTVDISPDSTKTLKYEEFLRNLQVPSSLNVFQLMPFRGQGVLSIDPSLVFLIVDSYFGGDGRFHNRIEGRDFTNVEQAVVKKIVEVIFHEMCAVWKAVHPVEFKPLRSEMNPQFVNIVAPSEHVMVSTFRMEIEAISGNFFICIPYSTLEPIKDKLLGSHRIDSSEVDVKWTENLKSQFAGVTLALSGEIGRAEISITDLLSLKAGDVIQLDRKVKDLLDVHVEDLPKFLARPGVMDNNYALKMMESSNGERS; this comes from the coding sequence ATGGCAGAGCAGATACTTACACAGGTAGAGGTAGACGCGCTCTTAAGGGGCCTTTCAAACGGCGATATAAAGACCGAGGCTGAAAGGCAGGAGGAAGGTGAGACCGGAGATGTCCGTTCCTATGACTTCGCCAATCAGGAGAAGGTCATACGCGGCAAGCTCCCGGCCCTTGAGATGATAAACGAGAAGTTCAGCAGGGCTGCGAGGATACCGCTATTTAACGTGATGAGAAAGACCGTGGACATAAGCCCGGATAGCACCAAGACCCTCAAATACGAGGAGTTCCTGAGAAATTTGCAGGTGCCGTCGAGCCTGAACGTCTTCCAGCTCATGCCGTTCAGGGGGCAGGGCGTTTTAAGCATCGACCCGAGCCTTGTCTTTCTCATAGTGGACAGCTACTTCGGCGGCGACGGAAGGTTCCATAACAGGATCGAGGGCAGGGACTTCACCAACGTCGAGCAGGCGGTCGTGAAAAAGATAGTGGAGGTCATATTCCACGAGATGTGCGCTGTCTGGAAGGCGGTACACCCGGTGGAGTTCAAGCCGCTCAGGTCTGAGATGAACCCGCAGTTCGTGAATATCGTCGCACCCTCTGAGCACGTCATGGTCTCGACCTTCAGGATGGAGATAGAGGCGATCTCCGGCAACTTCTTCATCTGCATACCCTATTCCACGCTCGAGCCGATAAAAGACAAGCTCCTCGGCTCGCACAGGATAGACAGCTCAGAGGTAGACGTGAAATGGACGGAGAACCTCAAGTCGCAGTTCGCAGGCGTTACTCTCGCGCTTTCCGGCGAGATAGGGAGGGCGGAGATAAGCATAACGGACCTTCTGAGCCTCAAGGCGGGGGACGTGATACAGCTGGACAGGAAGGTAAAGGACCTGCTGGACGTACACGTGGAGGATCTGCCTAAGTTCCTGGCAAGACCAGGCGTCATGGACAACAATTACGCCCTCAAGATGATGGAATCATCCAATGGAGAAAGGAGTTAG
- a CDS encoding flagellar motor switch protein FliN codes for MSENEQGTTNGAMDDQWSTAFEEAKQAQPAPQPKKNEVEARPASFGNLKHENNGSITNMEMLLDIPLTVAVEIGRTRMLVKDLLQLGQGAVVELEKLAGEPMEILVNGRLIARGEAVVVNDKFGVKLTDIVSQSERLNRLK; via the coding sequence ATGAGCGAGAACGAGCAGGGGACTACGAACGGCGCGATGGACGACCAGTGGAGCACTGCCTTCGAGGAGGCAAAGCAGGCGCAGCCGGCGCCGCAGCCTAAAAAGAACGAGGTCGAGGCGAGGCCGGCGAGCTTCGGAAATCTCAAGCATGAAAACAACGGGAGCATCACGAACATGGAAATGCTCCTGGACATACCTCTTACAGTCGCGGTTGAGATAGGCAGGACGAGGATGCTCGTGAAGGACCTCCTCCAGCTGGGACAGGGGGCGGTGGTCGAGCTTGAAAAGCTGGCTGGAGAGCCGATGGAGATACTCGTTAACGGCAGGCTCATCGCGAGGGGCGAGGCCGTGGTGGTAAATGACAAGTTCGGAGTGAAGCTTACGGACATCGTGAGCCAGAGCGAAAGGCTGAACAGGCTGAAATGA
- a CDS encoding flagellar motor switch protein FliG: MAKEPRLKGPEKAAILLMNIGEELASDVFKFMTPSEMQLLGGMMVRKESISLQMGRHVVSEFIEMLDKGELFVEGVEFARNVMVRTLGPEKAQYILDQITREMGGGGIESLKWMDPALVANIVKDEHPQIIALILAHLDADRAAMVLLNIQEDRLRGEVMLRVANLKRIPQAAVRDLESLISEQMLSAESNQGSSVEGVKLAAEILNQIDSKAEGDIIDIIEKASPDLAMRVQEKMFVFADLMGVDDRGLQLIIKELSSDVLGLALKGSDESIKEKFLKNMSERASEMLREDMEAKGPVKLSDVERSQQEIIKIARRLEQEGKLARSGRGGDVLV; this comes from the coding sequence ATGGCTAAGGAACCAAGGCTAAAAGGGCCTGAAAAGGCCGCCATACTCTTGATGAACATAGGCGAGGAACTGGCAAGCGATGTCTTCAAGTTCATGACCCCTTCCGAGATGCAGCTCCTCGGCGGGATGATGGTCAGAAAGGAATCGATCTCGCTCCAGATGGGCCGTCACGTAGTGAGTGAGTTCATCGAGATGCTCGATAAGGGAGAGCTCTTTGTCGAGGGCGTCGAGTTCGCCAGGAACGTGATGGTAAGGACGCTTGGCCCGGAGAAGGCGCAGTATATACTCGACCAGATAACCAGGGAGATGGGCGGGGGCGGCATAGAGTCGCTTAAGTGGATGGACCCGGCTCTCGTGGCAAACATAGTCAAGGACGAGCACCCGCAGATAATCGCGCTGATACTCGCGCACCTGGACGCTGACAGGGCGGCGATGGTGCTCTTGAACATACAGGAAGACAGGCTGAGGGGCGAGGTCATGCTACGGGTCGCGAACCTGAAGCGGATCCCGCAGGCCGCCGTAAGGGACCTGGAGTCGCTCATAAGCGAACAGATGCTCTCGGCGGAGTCCAACCAGGGTTCTTCCGTCGAGGGGGTGAAGCTCGCCGCCGAGATATTGAACCAGATAGATTCCAAGGCCGAAGGCGACATCATAGACATCATCGAGAAGGCCAGCCCGGACCTCGCCATGCGCGTCCAGGAGAAGATGTTCGTCTTCGCGGACCTCATGGGAGTGGACGACAGGGGCCTGCAGCTCATAATAAAGGAGCTCAGCTCGGACGTGCTCGGCCTCGCCCTCAAGGGCTCGGACGAATCGATAAAGGAGAAGTTCCTCAAGAACATGTCGGAGAGGGCTTCCGAGATGCTACGCGAGGACATGGAGGCAAAGGGGCCTGTAAAGCTCTCCGACGTCGAGAGGTCTCAGCAGGAGATAATAAAGATCGCAAGAAGGCTCGAGCAGGAAGGCAAGCTCGCAAGGTCGGGAAGGGGCGGAGATGTACTCGTCTAA
- a CDS encoding flagellar basal body rod protein FlgC yields MADLFSVSASGMEAQRLRMNIIASNLANVETTRTASGGAYRRKDIVFSSNGQNDFGSHLQSASANYNTGVKVAGIVEDARPLKYTYEPGHPDADKSGYVAYPNVNAAEEMVNMIAASRSYEANVTAFKATREMALRALELGQ; encoded by the coding sequence ATGGCGGACCTTTTCTCGGTTAGCGCCTCCGGGATGGAAGCCCAGAGGCTCAGGATGAACATCATCGCGAGCAACCTCGCCAACGTAGAGACGACGAGGACCGCAAGCGGCGGGGCTTACAGGAGAAAGGACATCGTATTCTCCTCGAACGGGCAGAACGACTTCGGGAGCCACCTGCAGAGTGCCTCGGCGAACTACAATACCGGTGTAAAGGTTGCGGGGATCGTAGAGGACGCGAGGCCCCTTAAGTATACCTACGAGCCCGGCCACCCTGACGCGGACAAGAGCGGCTATGTGGCCTATCCCAACGTGAACGCGGCGGAAGAGATGGTCAATATGATAGCTGCTTCCCGGAGCTACGAGGCCAACGTTACGGCCTTCAAGGCGACGAGGGAGATGGCGCTACGCGCCCTCGAGCTCGGACAGTAA
- a CDS encoding efflux transporter periplasmic adaptor subunit, whose translation MAEDISRLKIKKPAARKGYGRPGRKYLWWAAIAILLAVLLILASGALKTPKVRVGEVSLTYPSQGLSVLNASGYVEAERKAALASKITGRLAWLGVEEGSRVKKGQVVARLENADLAASLDSARAALKAARDGLDAAKAEADDAGVDFRRKEELLTGGFISRRDFDAAEARHRKAQAAFGSAMAQVKSAEAELRGAEASLGYADIRAPFGGVVLTKNADIGDIVTPLGAAAGTKAAVVTIADMDTLQVEADVSESNVSRISTGMPCEIQLDALPGKRFNGQVHMIVPTADRAKASVLVKVRFIEKDPLILPEMSAKVAFLSRPLGPGEDKPRMTVPSSAVTGENGRKSVFIVDNGRARKAQVTVGGAIGETVEVAGLAPGTRIVIDPPDGLSDGSRIEPLEE comes from the coding sequence ATGGCAGAAGACATTTCCAGGCTGAAGATAAAAAAACCGGCGGCAAGAAAAGGGTACGGAAGGCCCGGGAGGAAGTACCTCTGGTGGGCTGCCATCGCCATTTTGCTCGCCGTTCTCCTGATACTTGCGTCAGGGGCGCTTAAGACACCAAAGGTCAGGGTAGGCGAGGTCTCTCTTACATACCCCTCCCAGGGGCTTTCTGTGCTCAATGCCAGCGGCTACGTGGAGGCTGAACGGAAGGCCGCGCTCGCCTCGAAGATAACCGGCAGGCTCGCCTGGCTCGGGGTCGAGGAAGGGAGCCGCGTGAAAAAGGGGCAGGTAGTGGCGAGATTAGAGAACGCCGACCTGGCGGCCTCCCTTGACAGCGCGCGCGCCGCCCTCAAGGCGGCAAGGGATGGCCTTGACGCGGCAAAAGCCGAGGCAGATGACGCAGGCGTCGATTTCCGGAGGAAAGAAGAGCTTCTCACAGGGGGCTTCATCTCAAGAAGGGACTTTGACGCCGCAGAGGCGAGGCACAGGAAGGCCCAGGCCGCTTTTGGGTCGGCAATGGCCCAGGTAAAATCAGCGGAAGCCGAGCTACGGGGCGCCGAAGCATCCCTCGGCTACGCGGATATAAGGGCCCCCTTCGGCGGGGTGGTCCTAACGAAGAACGCGGACATAGGAGACATAGTAACACCGCTTGGGGCCGCTGCCGGAACAAAAGCCGCTGTTGTGACAATCGCCGACATGGATACCCTTCAGGTAGAGGCCGACGTATCTGAATCTAACGTCAGCAGGATATCTACAGGCATGCCTTGCGAGATACAGCTCGACGCCCTGCCGGGCAAAAGGTTCAACGGCCAGGTCCACATGATAGTCCCGACAGCGGACAGGGCCAAGGCCTCTGTGCTTGTAAAGGTCCGGTTCATTGAAAAAGACCCGTTGATACTGCCTGAGATGAGCGCCAAGGTGGCCTTCCTTTCAAGGCCTCTGGGGCCCGGAGAGGACAAACCCAGGATGACCGTCCCGTCTTCCGCCGTAACCGGGGAGAACGGCCGCAAATCCGTATTCATCGTCGACAACGGGAGAGCGAGGAAGGCGCAGGTGACGGTCGGG
- a CDS encoding flagellar protein export ATPase FliI: MRRRTRAVDEINPVRVHGRVTRVIGLVMEGLGPGSSVGELCHVFPKDGHEPIQCEVVGFSEDKILLMPLGEVRGIGPGSKIVARRTIASVKTGRALLGRTLDGLGSPIDGIGPFEPECEYPLYATPPNPLARKRIESPLNVGIRAINGLLTVGKGQRIGIFAGSGVGKSVLMGMMARNTEADVNVICLVGERGREVREFIEKDLGEEGLKRSVLVVATSDQPPLIRMRAPLVATAIAEYFRDQGKNVLLMMDSITRFCMAQREIGLAIGEPPATKGYPPSVFAHLPRLLERAGTSGGEGSITGFYTILAEGDDVNDPVADSARAILDGHIVLSRDLAHHGHYPAIDVLSSVSRVMNDIVTTEHRSVAMKVRSVLSTYRKAYDLVSIGAYKEGSDPKVDHAIKSIDRVNAFLRQDISEGVGYDDSVQSLFGLPA, from the coding sequence CTGAGAAGGCGGACCAGGGCCGTAGATGAGATAAACCCGGTAAGGGTGCACGGCAGGGTCACGAGGGTAATAGGCCTTGTGATGGAAGGGCTCGGCCCGGGCTCCTCGGTCGGTGAGCTCTGCCATGTATTCCCCAAGGACGGCCACGAGCCCATCCAGTGCGAGGTCGTGGGCTTCTCAGAGGACAAGATACTCCTTATGCCTCTTGGAGAGGTGAGGGGCATAGGGCCGGGCAGCAAGATAGTCGCCCGCAGGACTATCGCGTCTGTTAAGACCGGGAGGGCGCTCCTCGGGAGGACACTCGATGGTCTCGGCTCCCCGATAGATGGTATCGGCCCATTTGAACCTGAATGCGAATACCCGCTTTACGCTACCCCTCCAAACCCGTTAGCCAGAAAAAGGATAGAAAGCCCCCTGAACGTGGGCATAAGGGCCATAAACGGCCTCCTGACAGTTGGCAAGGGGCAAAGGATAGGCATCTTCGCCGGCAGCGGCGTTGGTAAAAGCGTCCTTATGGGCATGATGGCCCGCAACACCGAAGCGGACGTGAACGTCATCTGCCTTGTGGGCGAAAGGGGCAGGGAGGTAAGGGAATTTATAGAGAAGGACCTCGGCGAGGAAGGGCTCAAGAGGTCTGTACTTGTGGTCGCCACATCTGACCAGCCGCCTCTCATAAGGATGAGGGCGCCGCTGGTGGCAACCGCTATAGCCGAATACTTCAGGGACCAGGGCAAGAACGTGCTCCTGATGATGGATTCCATCACAAGGTTCTGCATGGCCCAGAGGGAGATAGGGCTTGCCATAGGCGAGCCGCCTGCCACAAAAGGCTACCCGCCTTCGGTCTTCGCCCACCTGCCGAGGCTCCTGGAGAGGGCAGGGACGTCCGGCGGGGAAGGCAGCATAACCGGATTTTACACGATACTGGCGGAGGGCGACGACGTGAACGACCCGGTAGCGGACTCTGCAAGGGCCATACTCGATGGACACATAGTCCTTTCAAGGGACCTCGCGCACCATGGCCATTACCCCGCGATAGACGTTCTCTCCAGCGTCAGCAGGGTCATGAACGACATAGTGACGACAGAGCACAGGAGTGTTGCCATGAAGGTGCGCTCGGTGCTGTCGACTTACAGGAAGGCCTACGACCTTGTAAGCATCGGAGCCTATAAAGAAGGCAGCGACCCGAAGGTTGACCACGCGATAAAGTCCATCGACAGGGTGAACGCCTTTTTGAGGCAGGACATCTCGGAAGGGGTGGGCTACGACGACAGCGTGCAGTCGCTTTTCGGCCTGCCGGCATGA